One Triticum dicoccoides isolate Atlit2015 ecotype Zavitan chromosome 5B, WEW_v2.0, whole genome shotgun sequence genomic window carries:
- the LOC119312722 gene encoding uncharacterized protein LOC119312722 encodes MRAMLARSPALPVPYLTATETAAASSAFFQPCHLSTSPSVTFSKKKHGTRLTVQPNTQHGKAKGASGIQGKWRTLSSDPAQAAAVVDAGDSKTWEECKQILTSLNFSAEDAEKMLKKAFGWLHSPYWTEERKKEVPSAEVVSGVLDYVRGLGLSDDDLYKLLKKFPEVLGCDLESEVKLNVGKLDSDWGINGKTLRSVLLRNPKVLGYNVDCRGDCAAECTRCWVRF; translated from the exons TCGCCGGCGCTGCCCGTCCCCTACCTGACGGCCACTGAAACTGCCGCCGCCTCCTCGGCCTTCTTCCAACCC TGCCATCTCTCCACTTCTCCAAGTGTCACCTTCTCCAAGAAGAAACATGGAACAAGGTTAACTGTCCAGCCAAACACTCAGCATGGAAAGGCTAAAGGTGCAAGTGGGATTCAAGGAAAATGGCGTACACTGTCGTCTGACCCAGCTCAAGCCGCCGCTGTCGTGGACGCCGGTGACAGCAAAACATGGGAAGAGTGCAAGCAGATACTCACCTCGTTAAATTTCTCCGCCGAAGACGCCGAGAAGATGCTGAAGAAGGCGTTCGGATGGCTCCATTCGCCGTACTGGACCGAGGAGAGAAAGAAGGAGGTTCCGAGCGCCGAGGTGGTAAGCGGAGTGCTGGACTACGTCAGGGGCCTTGGGCTCTCTGATGACGACCTTTACAAGCTGCTCAAGAAATTCCCAGAGGTTCTTGGGTGCGATCTTGAGAGCGAGGTGAAGCTGAATGTCGGCAAGCTGGACAGCGACTGGGGGATCAACGGGAAGACTCTCCGGAGCGTTCTCTTGCGGAATCCCAAGGTCTTGGGCTACAATGTTGATTGCCGAGGGGACTGCGCCGCGGAGTGCACCCGCTGCTGGGTTAGGTTTTAG